TCTTTACCTTCTCAGAAATAGCTTTACCATCGGCTTTGCCTGCAAGAGCTTTTGAAGCAACACCCATTACTTTACCCATATCCGATGGAGCTTTAGCGCCTACCTGCTCAATTATCTTTTTAACCTCGGCGGTTAATTCAGCATCAGAAAGCATCTTTGGGAGATATTCCTCAATGACCTTAGCCTCAGCTAACTCTTTTTCAGCAAGTTCAGGGCGATTCTGCTGCTGGTAGATTTCGGCAGATTCCTTACGTTGTTTAACCTGCTTTTGTAACAGTTTCATTTCAGCATCAGCCGAAATGGTATCGGTATGACCTTTTTCGGTTTTAGCAAGTAGAATTGCACTTTTTACTGCCCGTAGGGCTTCAAGGCGAATTTTCTCTTTTGCCATCATGGCTGCCTTGATATCGTTGTTGATTTTTTCTTCTAATGACATAGTATTATATTTTGGTTATGTTTGATTTGTTGTATTTCATTAACTAAAAAGACAAAAATCAAA
This window of the Bacteroidales bacterium genome carries:
- a CDS encoding GatB/YqeY domain-containing protein, translating into MSLEEKINNDIKAAMMAKEKIRLEALRAVKSAILLAKTEKGHTDTISADAEMKLLQKQVKQRKESAEIYQQQNRPELAEKELAEAKVIEEYLPKMLSDAELTAEVKKIIEQVGAKAPSDMGKVMGVASKALAGKADGKAISEKVKTLLAG